A single region of the Thermoanaerobaculia bacterium genome encodes:
- the dut gene encoding dUTP diphosphatase, producing MDLPTVRIRRWPHAGDLPLPAPATAGSAGADLRAAVDEELILAPGGRALVPTGFSVEIPAGWEGQVRPRSGLAAQFGLTLLNSPGTIDSDYRGEVRVLLINHGSEPFTVRRGERLAQLVVAPAPRIRFVEVEDLAPSPRGEGGFGSTGRG from the coding sequence GTGGATCTCCCGACCGTGCGTATCCGCCGCTGGCCTCACGCCGGCGATCTGCCGCTGCCTGCGCCGGCCACCGCCGGCAGCGCCGGCGCCGACCTGCGGGCAGCGGTCGACGAGGAGCTCATCCTCGCGCCGGGGGGGCGCGCTCTCGTCCCGACCGGCTTCAGCGTCGAGATCCCGGCCGGCTGGGAGGGGCAGGTCCGGCCGCGCAGCGGCCTCGCCGCCCAGTTCGGACTGACGCTGCTCAACTCGCCGGGCACCATCGACAGCGACTATCGCGGAGAGGTCCGCGTGCTGTTGATCAACCACGGCTCCGAGCCGTTCACCGTGCGCCGCGGCGAGCGGCTCGCGCAGCTGGTCGTCGCACCCGCCCCGCGCATCCGTTTCGTCGAAGTCGAGGATCTCGCTCCGAGCCCGCGCGGCGAAGGCGGCTTCGGCTCGACCGGCCGCGGCTGA